Proteins encoded in a region of the Pelmatolapia mariae isolate MD_Pm_ZW linkage group LG6, Pm_UMD_F_2, whole genome shotgun sequence genome:
- the mab21l2 gene encoding protein mab-21-like 2 → MIATQAKLVYQLNKYYNDRCQARKAAIAKTIREVCKVVSDVLKEVEVQEPRFISSLSEIDARYEGMEVISPNEFEVVLYLNQMGVFNFVDDGSLPGCAVLKLSDGRKRSMSLWVEFITASGYLSARKIRSRFQTLVAQAVDKCSYRDVVKMVADTSEVKLRIRERYVVQITPAFKCTGIWPRSAAQWPMPHIPWPGPNRVAEVKAEGFNLLSKECYSLTGKQSSAESDAWVLQFSEAENRLLMGGCRKKCLSILKTLRDRHLELPGQPLNNYHMKTLLLYECEKHPRETDWDESCLGDRLNGILLQLISCLQCRRCPHYFLPNLDLFQGKPHSALEVAAKQTWRLAREILTNAKSLDKL, encoded by the coding sequence ATGATTGCGACGCAGGCAAAGCTGGTTTACCAGCTTAACAAATATTACAACGACAGATGCCAAGCTCGCAAAGCGGCCATTGCGAAGACTATAAGGGAGGTTTGTAAAGTGGTGTCCGATGTCCTGAAAGAGGTGGAAGTGCAGGAGCCCCGCTTCATCAGCTCCCTCAGTGAGATAGATGCGCGCTACGAGGGGATGGAGGTCATCTCCCCCAATGAGTTTGAGGTGGTGCTTTACCTTAACCAGATGGGGGTGTTCAACTTTGTGGATGACGGCTCCTTGCCCGGCTGCGCGGTGCTGAAGCTGAGCGATGGCCGCAAAAGGAGCATGTCGCTGTGGGTCGAGTTCATCACAGCCTCGGGCTACCTATCAGCCAGAAAGATCCGCTCAAGATTTCAGACTCTGGTGGCACAGGCCGTGGATAAATGCAGCTACCGTGACGTGGTAAAGATGGTCGCCGACACCAGCGAGGTCAAACTACGGATCAGGGAGAGGTACGTGGTGCAAATCACCCCCGCATTCAAGTGCACTGGGATTTGGCCTAGAAGTGCAGCTCAGTGGCCCATGCCCCACATCCCCTGGCCCGGCCCTAACAGGGTAGCAGAAGTGAAAGCCGAGGGCTTTAACCTGCTCTCCAAAGAGTGCTACTCGTTAACAGGGAAGCAGAGCTCCGCAGAGAGCGACGCCTGGGTCCTCCAGTTCAGCGAGGCCGAGAACAGGCTGCTAATGGGAGGCTGCAGGAAGAAGTGTCTGTCCATCCTCAAGACTCTGAGGGACCGTCACCTGGAGCTGCCGGGACAGCCCCTCAACAACTACCACATGAAGACCCTGCTGCTGTACGAGTGCGAGAAACACCCGAGAGAGACCGACTGGGACGAGTCTTGCCTCGGAGACCGACTCAATGGTATCCTGCTGCAACTCATATCCTGTCTGCAATGCCGCAGATGTCCCCACTACTTCTTGCCAAACTTGGACTTGTTTCAGGGAAAGCCTCACTCAGCCCTGGAGGTTGCTGCTAAGCAGACATGGAGACTAGCGAGGGAAATCCTCACCAACGCTAAAAGTTTGGACAAATTATAA